A single window of Athene noctua chromosome 1, bAthNoc1.hap1.1, whole genome shotgun sequence DNA harbors:
- the ATF3 gene encoding cyclic AMP-dependent transcription factor ATF-3, whose protein sequence is MMVQHSGQVSALEVSASAIVPTLSPAGSLGFDDFTNLTPLVKEELRFAIQNKRQSHRMSSTLDTVTVSERPIETSIMKTEFSPEEDERKKRRRERNKIAAAKCRNKKKEKTECLQKESEKLETINAELKAQIEELKNEKQHLIYMLNLHRPTCIVRAQNGRTPEDERNLFIQQIKEGTLQG, encoded by the exons ATGATGGTCCAACACTCAGGCCAGGTGTCTGCATTGGAAGTCAGCGCCTCCGCAATTGTTCCCACTTTGTCCCCTGCAGGGTCACTGGGGTTTGATGATTTCACAAATTTGACCCCACTGGTGAAAGAGGAACTGAGGTTCGCCATTCAGAATAAGCGTCAGTCGCACAGGATGTCTTCTACATTGGACACGGTGACAGTTTCTGAAAGGCCAATTGAAACATCAATCATGAAAACAGAG TTTTCTCCTGaagaggatgaaagaaaaaagcgaagaagggaaaggaataaAATTGCTGCTGCAAAGTGCcgaaacaaaaagaaggaaaaaacagaatgtTTGCAAAAA GAATCAGAAAAGCTGGAAACTATCAATGCAGAATTAAAAGCCCAGATCGAAGAGCTAAAGAATGAGAAGCAGCATTTGATATACATGCTAAATCTTCACAGGCCCACTTGTATAGTTCGGGCACAAAACGGAAGGACACCTGAAGATGAAAGGAATCTTTTTATTCAGCAGATCAAAGAAGGCACATTACAAGGTTAA
- the BATF3 gene encoding basic leucine zipper transcriptional factor ATF-like 3 isoform X2, which yields MSGAVPVAAAGVSALPRSAAAEGSQQSHEEDDRKEYESLEQENTSLKREIGKLTDEMKHLSEVLKDHEKICPLLHCTMNFVTVPRPDALSSCLPR from the exons ATGTCGGGCGCCGtcccggtggcggcggcgggggtcAGCGCGCTGCCTCGGAGCGCGGCGGCCGAGGGCAGCCAGCAG AGTCACGAAGAAGATGACAGGAAG gAATACGAGTCTCTTGAGCAAGAAAATACCTCCCTGAAAAGAGAAATCGGAAAGCTAACAGATGAAATGAAACACTTGAGTGAAGTGTTGAAGGATCATGAAAAGATCTGTCCACTATTGCACTGCACCATGAACTTTGTGACCGTACCAAGGCCTGATGCACTCTCCAGCTGCCTTCCAAGATGA
- the BATF3 gene encoding basic leucine zipper transcriptional factor ATF-like 3 isoform X1 has product MSGAVPVAAAGVSALPRSAAAEGSQQSHEEDDRKVRRREKNRVAAQRSRKKQTQKADKLHEEYESLEQENTSLKREIGKLTDEMKHLSEVLKDHEKICPLLHCTMNFVTVPRPDALSSCLPR; this is encoded by the exons ATGTCGGGCGCCGtcccggtggcggcggcgggggtcAGCGCGCTGCCTCGGAGCGCGGCGGCCGAGGGCAGCCAGCAG AGTCACGAAGAAGATGACAGGAAGgtaaggaggagagaaaaaaatcgAGTTGCTGCACAGAGGAGCCGGAAGAAGCAAACTCAGAAAGCAGATAAACTTCACGAG gAATACGAGTCTCTTGAGCAAGAAAATACCTCCCTGAAAAGAGAAATCGGAAAGCTAACAGATGAAATGAAACACTTGAGTGAAGTGTTGAAGGATCATGAAAAGATCTGTCCACTATTGCACTGCACCATGAACTTTGTGACCGTACCAAGGCCTGATGCACTCTCCAGCTGCCTTCCAAGATGA